From Candidatus Zixiibacteriota bacterium, the proteins below share one genomic window:
- a CDS encoding LuxR C-terminal-related transcriptional regulator produces the protein MRDAKPSSIWKLDQITAFLENSNMPVFAVDMFNYSILYGNRGFTKYWGEVTGQLCFKVIHNFNSPCSKCGKIRIDRRDQSRLRTCRDPKNPNRKFRFHFMDFEADGERVVRYIIAENLSEPNGKQYDNKSISNELDIIKKELIEKTIAFDQVLDSIDRRKKKVIEEIEEYLGKVVKPLVEMIKDDERIPKSSLLELLFSCFDNITSLNTNSARLLYSKLTIRELKICTMLKNGLDTKQIANLLNTSFQTVRKQRTIIRKKLNLTGKKINLAAYLIELEHKEISPNA, from the coding sequence ATGAGGGATGCAAAACCTTCCAGCATTTGGAAACTTGATCAAATCACGGCATTTCTTGAAAATTCGAATATGCCGGTTTTCGCGGTTGATATGTTCAATTACTCCATATTATATGGAAATCGGGGATTCACCAAATATTGGGGGGAAGTCACCGGGCAATTATGCTTTAAAGTAATCCATAATTTTAATTCGCCTTGCTCCAAATGCGGTAAAATAAGAATTGATCGTCGAGACCAATCCCGTCTCAGAACATGCCGCGATCCCAAAAATCCCAACCGTAAATTTAGATTTCATTTTATGGATTTCGAGGCAGATGGCGAACGCGTGGTAAGATATATTATTGCAGAAAACTTATCAGAACCAAATGGTAAACAATATGATAACAAATCAATCAGTAATGAGCTCGATATTATTAAAAAGGAGTTGATTGAAAAAACAATTGCATTTGACCAGGTTTTGGATAGCATTGATCGCAGGAAAAAAAAGGTCATTGAGGAAATCGAAGAATACCTTGGCAAAGTTGTCAAGCCCCTGGTTGAAATGATTAAAGACGATGAGAGAATTCCCAAAAGTAGTCTGCTTGAGCTTCTGTTTAGTTGTTTTGACAACATAACATCACTAAATACTAATAGCGCCCGATTATTATATTCTAAACTTACCATCCGGGAATTAAAAATTTGCACTATGTTGAAAAATGGACTTGATACCAAACAAATCGCAAATTTATTAAATACTTCATTCCAAACCGTGCGTAAACAACGGACAATAATTAGGAAAAAGCTAAATCTTACCGGCAAAAAAATTAATTTGGCCGCATACCTAATCGAATTGGAACATAAAGAAATTTCACCCAACGCATAA